Proteins encoded in a region of the Melospiza georgiana isolate bMelGeo1 chromosome 2, bMelGeo1.pri, whole genome shotgun sequence genome:
- the STX19 gene encoding syntaxin-19: MRDRLQELRLRAKELQMGGENNGATVQEEEQEEFEQQAIIYEKEPITERHLQEIQKLQNEINNLVEEVNKFSQQQKSLVSSMRRFSVLKKESNIAREIKVQAEHVRRGLDELSKAVRRAESEQGPARAAVRILAAQHTFLSHRYLHAMLAYNEAITAKQDRCRTFILRQLEVAGKELSEEEVNDMLQQGKWEIFNENLLTEVKITKAQLSEIEQRHKELVNLENQIKDVKELFIQISLLVEEQGQMINNIEIYMNNAQEYTQASKEKFGLAVRYKRRNPCKAICCWCCPCCR, from the coding sequence ATGAGAGACCGTCTGCAAGAGCTCAGACTGAGGGCTAAAGAACTACAGATGGGTGGGGAAAACAATGGTGCAACTGTCCaagaagaggagcaggaggagtttGAACAGCAGGCCATAATTTATGAAAAAGAGCCCATCACTGAAAGGCACTTGCAAGAAATCCAGAAACTTCAGAACGAAATCAATAACCTGGTGGAAGAAGTCAATAAATTCagccaacaacaaaaaagcctcGTGTCCTCAATGAGAAGGTTCAGCGTTCTCAAAAAGGAGTCTAACATAGCCAGGGAAATCAAAGTGCAGGCAGAGCACGTCCGCAGAGGTCTGGATGAGCTGTCCAAAGCAGTGAGGAGAGCTGAGAGCGAGCAGGGGCCGGCCCGAGCCGCGGTGAGGATCCTGGCGGCCCAGCACACCTTCCTGTCCCACCGCTACCTGCACGCCATGCTCGCCTACAACGAGGCCATCACCGCCAAGCAGGACAGGTGCAGGACCTTCATCCTCCGCCAGCTCGAGGTGGCTGGCAAAGAGCTGTCAGAGGAGGAGGTCAATGACATGCTCCAGCAAGGCAAGTGGGAGATTTTCAATGAAAATCTGCTCACTGAAGTCAAGATTACTAAAGCTCAGCTGTCAGAGATTGAGCAGAGACACAAAGAACTGGTCAATCTGGAGAACCAGATCAAAGATGTGAAAGAACTCTTTATCCAGATCTCACTTCTGGTGGAGGAGCAAGGGCAGATGATCAACAACATAGAAATCTACATGAACAATGCTCAAGAATATACTCAAGCATCTAAAGAAAAGTTTGGGCTTGCAGTCAGGTATAAAAGAAGAAACCCTTGCAAAGCAATTTGCTGCTGGTGTTGTCCGTGCTGCAGATGA